Genomic DNA from Terriglobales bacterium:
CCGGCGAGGTTGCCGCTGTAGGAGGGCACGTACAGATGTGGCAGCCGGGGCAGCGCGTCTTCGGCATCGCAGGCGGCGGTTGTCAGGCGGAATACATTGTTGCCCATGAGCGCATGCTGGCCGAGATTCCCGCCAACCTGAGCTGGACTGAAGCCGCTGCCGTGCCCGAGGTCTTTATTACCGCGCATGACGCATTATGGAAACAGGCCGGCCTGGCGAGCGGAGAAAATGTGCTTATTCATGCGATAGGCAGCGGAGTTGGCCTCGCGGCCGTGCAATTGGTGAGAGCCAGGGGAGCGGTCCCTTACGGTACGTCTCGCACGCAGGAAAAGATCGGGCGTGCGCGGCCCTTCGGGCTTCAGGATGGAATGGCGTTGACTGATAACCTGCAGCCTCTGCAGGAACAATCACAGCAATGGACCGGTGGGCGTGGCTTCGATGTCGTGCTTGATCTGGTAGGAGGAAGTTACGTACCCGCCGGACTCGAGGCATTGGCAACAAAAGGCCGGCTGGTTCTTCTGGCCACGATGGGGGGAAGGAAGACTGAAATAGATTTTTCCGCGCTCTTGCGGAAGCGGTTGCGCCTGATCGGTTCGGTGCTGCGCGGGCGGACTTTGGAAGAGAAGGTTGCTGTAACCCAGGCATTCACGGCGGAAGTTGTTCCGCTGCTGGCCCAGGGCAGGCTGCGCGCCACTGTGGATAGCGAATTCGACTTTACGCCAAAAGACATCCAGGCGGCTCATCGCCGCCTGGAGTCTAATCAGAGTTTCGGGAAGGTAGTAATCAGGATTGCCAGGGAGTGAGGATGCAACTGCCTGTTACATCCTCATCCGGCATAAAAGTCAGGCTTACAGTGCAGCCATGGCGCCGGCCAAACTGCCCGGCTGCTGAAGCTGGCAAACCGCAGCCACCTGCTCGCGCAGATTTTCGTATCCGGCAACCAAGTCGCGCGGCTGTAGCTGCAGGTTCGGGAACGCGGCCCGCACATACAGGGTTCCCTCGGCTTGCAGGGCCAAAATTCTTAAACCGAGCGCGGCCGTTTTAAGCTGCATGCCTG
This window encodes:
- a CDS encoding NAD(P)H-quinone oxidoreductase, which translates into the protein MKAIIITKPGGPEVLDIREVPTPQPSPHKVQVRVYAAALNRADLLQRQGYYPAPPDAPQDIPGMEFAGEVAAVGGHVQMWQPGQRVFGIAGGGCQAEYIVAHERMLAEIPANLSWTEAAAVPEVFITAHDALWKQAGLASGENVLIHAIGSGVGLAAVQLVRARGAVPYGTSRTQEKIGRARPFGLQDGMALTDNLQPLQEQSQQWTGGRGFDVVLDLVGGSYVPAGLEALATKGRLVLLATMGGRKTEIDFSALLRKRLRLIGSVLRGRTLEEKVAVTQAFTAEVVPLLAQGRLRATVDSEFDFTPKDIQAAHRRLESNQSFGKVVIRIARE